The window TGACAACGATGCTCTCCAGGCGGCTCCAGCGAGTCCAGGTGCTACCCGCATAGAGTGTCCACTGGTCATCCAGTTCATGGGTGATCGAGAAGTCCACCGATTCTGGCGTCTTTATTTTCAGGCTGGCGTCGAATTTGCCGTTCAGGCCGAGGGCTGCAATCGGGTACGACACTCGCGTGTCGCCTTCAAGCTTGTAGTCGACCATCGAGTGATAGGTCAGGCCCAGGCGGGTACGGTCTGTAGCTTGTACGAGGACGCCAATGTTGTAACCGATCGCGGTGTCGTCGCCCTTGATCTTGATTTCGCCATCCGGCCCGTTCGGGCCCAGCAGCGCCTTGCTGGACAGATTCGAGCCCAGTTCACCCTTGATACGGTTGATGGTCGGACCGAAACCGATCGACACCTTGTCGTTGAAGGCATAGCTGATGGTTGGCTGGAAGGTGACGACCTCGACCTTGCTCTTCTTGCCCCAGTAGCGTGCCGCGTCGTCGCTGCCGTAGTCCGTGATCAGGCCGTATGGCACGTAAACGCCGAAACCGACGCTCCAGTGATCATCGATCGGTTTGACGTAATAGCCCATGGGTACACCCACGACCGGGACCATGTCGCCATCGGTTTCCCCCCCGAAATTGCTACCACGACCCGAAATATCAGTTTTGGCAATGACAGCCGCGCCACCCACGGTGACCTGTTCGCGCTTGAGGCGAGACATGCCCGCAGGGTTGCCATACACCGTGCTGGCATCTTCGGCAGAAGACGAACGTCCCGCAAACCCGGTTCCCATGCCGCTGATGCTTTGTTCGTTCAGCGCGAAACCTGCGGCGAGCAGTTGGCTGGAAGCAAGTGCAACGGCTACGCCGAGGGAGGCTTTGAGCATTACTTTTTTCATTATTAGAAAACTCCTTGGGATCTCCGGGGCGAAAAGCTACCAACAAATCACGCGCCGCGCTATAGCCTCAATCGCAGGAGATAGAGCGGTTTTGTAGGACAATCCGACCAAAATTCCCTTTTTTCCGGGTGCGTTGTAGGACGCGTCTTAAGATGCCTGCGGCAATCTCTGATCTATGCAGGTATGCCAGGCGTGTGTGAAGTCGCGCAGGCGACCTTGGGGGTTGAAAATCTGTCGCCAGATTCGCGCAAGTGCGAGAAGGTCATCGGCGGCCGGCAGTGGCGTGGCCTGCTCTTCGATGAGCATCCAGGCAATCGCGGTTGAATAACGCAGGTTGACGGTGAGTTCCAGGTGCGGGCCGCCGAGGAAGGCGTGCTGGCTGGCCAGGCCGCGGACCAGGCTGGCCAGGTCGGGGTCACGGGCAAGATAGTCGTCCCAGATAGCCTGGTGACGGTGTTCGCCAATACGGTACAGACCGTGCCCACGACGGTCGTGCAAGGCCGACCCCAGGGCCGACTGGCTGGCGGCGATGCCAAGCAACAAGGCTTCGGCGCTGGCGCAGTGACGGTTCAGGTAGACCAGGGTGGGTCGGATCACATACTGACACAATTCATTCGCCGCGATACCCATGATGCCCTCGAGCAGTTAAGGGCCGGACGGGCGCTGGAGCTTGGCAGCTGGTGAGTGATCAGGCCCGCCGGAAGCGGCAAGCACCGCTCGAGTTGAAGTGTAGTGTGATAATCGTGGTGTAAAGGGCTGTTTTTAAATCGATTGCTGCCTGACGTACTTGGCTATATGCCTTAAGGCAATTACGCCACGAACGTTCAGGCAGGCTTGCGATGGGATGATTCAGCGCTTGAATACCGCAGCATTCGCCGCTCACGCGGTGAGCGACTGGCGGGTTCGAGCGATGACCGCCTGCAGCGGTTCACTGCGGCTGTACTGTTCAGGGTACAGGCGTTCGGTGTGGCAGGCGACGCCGTGTTCGTCTACCAGGGTGAAGCTGAAGCTGCCTTTGCGAGGGGCAACGATAAGGCACTTCAACGGCGAGAAGGCCTGGGAGAGGGTGCCAATGGCAGCCTGAATCTGATGATGAGTTTGCATATTGTTGGAGGTTCCTGCTTTAAACACGGGGGTTATGATCCGTGCATGATAGAAACGTTCCAGTGACGCCTTTATTAAGGGACGAACGAACCTGACTGGAACAGGGCAGCCAGAGGGAGCGCAATCAAAGGTGGGCGCGTGGGCTGACTGGTAGGTACTTCAGAGGACAGGCAGCACGCCGGGGCCAAGGTTCTAGGCCGTCGGGGTGGGATCCTGATCAATCTGTCACGTGATTCGTGCTTGAACAGCGCAGGGCTGGCGAGTGAATCATCGAATGGGCCGGTCCTGGTTTCAGCAGCGTCACCCTTGGGAGGAGTGTGTCTGCAAGGACGCTTAAGGCCAGAATTGACTTTCAGCTTGGTACTAACGATGCGCACCTTAGCGAAAATACAGGTGCTTGGCAAGGACTTTGTGTTAATACAGGTTAGCCGCGCAGTATGGCGCGTATTTTCCCTGATGGGAAGGGGCTGCAAAAGCCCCGTATCCGGCCTGATGTACCGATTTCGTGCATTCAATTGAAGGTTTTTGGTGCACTTGTTCACATTTGGAGCAGCGCTTGCAACTGCCTTGCAGCATGCGATGACAGCCTCGCCAATGCCTTGACTGGCCGGTTAAGTCAATGAAAAAAAACACTATTTTTAGCTGGTGAAAAAATCGTCAGTTTGAGCGAAAGCCCCAATTCATAGGGGTTTGCGGGGGATGCCAGGGGGTTGTCCACCGAGTTATCCACAGGAACTGTGGATTGTCCCTGGCGCTTGCTCTAGGACGGGCGTGCCAGCAATACAGTGAACTGTCCGACAATCTACATGCTTCAGGAGGCCAGTTGGTCATCCACTTGAAAACGTCAAGAAAAGATCATTGAAAATTTTTTCAATCCTGCAGAAATCGGAAGGCCATGTCGCAAAAAAAAGGGTAGAGTGGCGCGCCTTTCGAGTTGCCAATCCTGTTGCTCATGAAGTTTCGCGGTAAACACCTCGCCAGCCCTGCTGCATCGACGCCTGCGCCTCCCCCCAAACGTTTCTCCCTCAAAGTGGCCTTGTGGCTGCTCGACAACCCGCGCCTGGGTGACAAGCCGCAGGTCAAGCACTTGGCCGGGCGCCTGTTGAAACAGCCGGCGCGTCAGGGTGTGGTAGTGGCGCAAAGCCGCCTGGGACAGATGTTGTGCCGTGATTGCGGCAATGCCCGTGACCGGCGTATTGGCCATGAACTGCTGCGCCAGGCGGCCCGCGCCGGTGATCGGCGCGCGCAACTGGAGTATGCACGGCTGTGCCAGCACAACGAGCCGGAGCAGGCGCGGTACTGGCTGGAGCTGGCGGCAGGGCAAGGGTCGCAGGAAGCACGGCGGCTTTTGCGGCAGTGGTTCCATGCCTGAGGTGTATTGCCAGCACTGGCCTTTTCGCGGGTTTACCCGCGAAGAGGCCGGAACAGGCAACACACCGCTCAGGCTGATAAGCTGCGATGCATTCATCCAGGATCATTCGGGGTAAGCATGACAGTGGATCTGGCCAGCATTCTGCTGGGCTTGGTGGCAGGTGCATTACCTTGCCTGGGTTGGGTCATGCAGGTGCAGCGTCGCCAGGGCACGCGGCAAGGCGAACAGGCTTTGCTCGAAGAGCGCCTCAATGCTGCCCAGCTGGCCCTGGCCGGCTTGCAGGCGCAACTGGACGCCAGCCGCGATGAAATCAGCGATCTCAGCGAAGCCAACACCGTCAAGCAGACCCAGCTGGCCGCCCAGGGCCGTGAGCTGGAACTGCTGCAGATCGACCGTGACAATGCCCGTGATGCCGCTCACGCCTGGAACCTCGAACGTGCCAACCGCGAAGCCGAACTGCGTCGCCTGGAGGCCCAGACCGCACGCCTGGACGCCGAACTGCGCGAGCAGCAGGAAAGCCACCAGCAGCGCCTGGAAGACCTGCAGGAAGCCCGCGACACCCTGCGCGCCCAGTTCGCCGACATGGCTACCAAGATCTTCGACGAGCGCGAGCAGCGCTTCGCCCAGACCAGCCAGCAGCATCTCGGCCAGTTGCTCGACCCGCTCAAGGAGCGCATCCAGGCTTTCGAAAAACGCGTGGAAGAGAGCTACCAGCAGGAAGCCCGCGAGCGCTTCTCGCTGGGCAAGGAGCTGGAGCGCCTGCAGCAACTCAACCTGCGCCTGTCCGACGAAGCCACCAACCTGACCCAGGCGCTGAAGGGCCAGAAAACCCAGGGCAACTGGGGTGAGTTGATCCTCGAACGGGTGTTGGAGCATGCCGGCCTGGAAAAGGGCCGCGAATACCAGACCCAGGTCAGCTTGAAGAGCGCCGATGGCGAGCGCTTCCAGCCTGACGTTCTGATCATGCTGCCCGGCGACAAGCAGGTAGTGGTGGATGCCAAGGTCAGCCTCACCGCCTACCAGCAGTTCGTCGCCGGCAACGACGAGGCTGCGCTCAAGCAGCATGTGCAGTCGCTGCGCAGTCACGTCAAAGGCCTGTCGAGCAAGGACTACAACCGCCTCGAAGGCCTGCACAGCCTGGATTTCGTGCTGCTGTTCGTGCCGATCGAGGCCGCCTTCTCGGCAGCCCTGCAGGCCGAGCCGAACCTGTTCCAGGAAGCCTTCGACCGGCAGATCGTGATCGTCAGCCCGACCACCTTGCTGGCCACCTTGCGGGTGATCGACAGCCTGTGGAAGCAGGAACGCCAGGGCCAGAACGCCCGCGAGATCGCCGAACGCGCCGGCTGGCTGTACGACAAGTTCGTGCTGTTCATCCAGGACCTGGACGAGTTGGGCAGCCGCCTGCAGCAGGTGGACAAGGCCTATGCCGCGGCGCGCAACAAGCTGTGTGAAGGGCGCGGCAACCTGGTCAGCCGCAGCGAACAGCTGAAGCTGCTGGGCGCCCGCGCCAGCAAGAGCCTGCCGGCCGACCTGCTGGAGCGGGCGCTGTCCGATGAGGCGTTGCCGGACGAAGCGCTTACTGAACCAGGTTCAGATGGCGATTGAGCATGGCACGCAGGGCCGCCGGCTTGACCGGCTTGGCCAGGTAGTCCAGGCCAGAGGCATGCACCATGGCGATGGTTTCCTTGCTGCCGTCAGCGCTGATCACCACGCCCGGCACCGGCTCGCCAAGGCGCGCGCGTAGCCAGCCCATCAGCCCGGTACCAGTTTCGCCGTCGTCCAGGTGGTAGTCGACCAGCGCCAGGTGCGGGCGCATGCCCTTGGCCAGCAGAGCTTCGCATTCGGCGCGGTTGCGCGCGGTCCACACCTGGCAACCCCAGCGGCTGAGCAGGCTGTTCATGCCAATCAGGATGCTGTCTTCGTTGTCCACGCACAGTACCTGCAGCCCGGCCAGTGGCTGGCCGCCCTGTTCCACCGGGGCGGCGGGCGCCGGCGCGGCCTGGTGGGCAATTGGTACGCTGACGCGGAACACCGTGCCCTTGCCCGGCCACGAGCGCACTTCCAGCTTGTGCCCCAGCACCCGGCACAGGCCGTCGGCGATCGCCAGGCCCAGGCCCAGGCCCTTCTCGGCGCGGGTCTGGTGGCTGTCCAGGCGCTTGAACTCCTGGAAGATCACCTGCAGCTTGTCGTCGGCGATGCCGGGGCCGCGGTCCCACACTTCAAGCCACAACTGTTCACCCTGGCGCCGTGCGCCCAGCAGGATCGGGCTCTTGCCGTAGCGCAGGGCGTTGGTCAGGAAGTTCTGCAGCACCCGGCGCAGCAGCTTCATGTCACTGTCCACCCGCAGGCGGCTGCCGCGCAGGCGAAATTCCAGGCCCTTCTCGGCGGCCAGCACCTTGAATTCGGCACCCAGGGTGTCGAACAGCTCGTTGAGGGCAAAGGGTTTGGCATCCGGGGTAATCTTGCCGTTTTCAAGGCGTGAGATGTCCAGCAGGTCGCTGATCAGCTCTTCGGCCGAGCGCAGCGAACTGTCCATGTGCTGCACCAGCTGCCGGGCCTCTTCATTCATGCCCTCGGCCTGTTGCGACAAGGCGGCGGAGAACAGCCGGGCCGCGTTCAGCGGCTGCATCAGGTCATGGCTGACCGCAGCCAGGAAACGGGTCTTGGACTGGCTCACCGCTTCGGCACGGCTCTTGGCTTCGGACAACGCCTGGTTCAGTTGCGACAGCTCCTGGGTGCGTTCCGCCACCCGTTGCTCCAGGCGTTCGTTGGCATCGCGCAGGGCCTGCTCGGCCTCACGGAACGGGGTGATGTCGGTGAAGCTCATGACGAAACCGCCGCCCGGCATCGGGTTGCCGATCAGCTCGATCACCCGGCCATTGGGGAACAAGCGCTCGGAGGAGTGCGCACGGCCCTGACGCATCCAGTGCAGGCGACGCGCCACGTGCACCTGCGCCTCGCCCGGTCCGCACAGGCCACGCTCGGCGTTGTAGCGGATGATGTCGGCGATCGGCCGGCCCACGCTGATCAGCCCGTCGGGGTAGTTGAACAGTTCCAGGTAACGGCGGTTCCAGGCCACCAGGTGCAGGTTCTGGTCGACCACGCTGATGCCCTGGTTGATGTTCTCGATTGCCCCTTGCAGCAGGGCGCGGTTGAACTGCAGCACCTCGCTGGCTTCGTCGGCGATACGCACCACGTCTTCCAGCTGCATGTCGCGGCCTTCGATGGCGGCCTTGACCACGGCGCGGGTCGACGAGGTGCCGAGTACGCCGGCCAGCAGGCGTTCGGTATGTTCGATCCAGTCGCCGTCGGCGTTCTGGTTGGGGTTGAAGCCCTTGCCCTGGCGGTAGGCGAAGCGGATGAAGCTCTGCCGGGCGCGTTCTTCACCAACGAAGCGCGAGGCCAGGGTCAGCAGGTCGTCGATCTGCACCGCCAGCAGCGGCTTGCTGCTGGGCCTGGCGCTGGTCTGCTGGCCGATGAAGCGGCCGGCCTGCCAATGCTCGGAAACCCGCGTGCGCGAAAGCACCGAGACCCAGGCGAACAGAGTGAAGTTGCCCGCCAGCGACAGCACGACACCCTGGGTCAGTGGGCTGATCGGCAGGTCAAGCGGGTTGCCGTGCAGCCACGCCAACCCTGGGAACAGCTGCAGCGACCAGCCCACGCTATGCGCGGCAATCGGCAGCACCAGGGTGTAGAACCACAGGAAAATACCTGCGGCCAGGCCGGCGAACACACCGCGGCGGTTGGCCTGTTTCCAGTACAGCGCACCAAGCATGGCCGGTGTCAGTTGGGTCACGGCAGCGAAGGCGATCTGGCCGATGGTCGCCAGGCTGGCGGTGGAGCCCAGCAGGCGGTAGCTGACATACGCCAGCAGCAGGATCACCACGATGGTCACCCGGCGTACAGAGAGCATCCAGTGGCGGAATGCCTCGAACGGCCGCTCGGCGTTGGTACGGCGCAGCAGCCAGGGCAGCAGCATGTCGTTGGAGACCATGGTCGACAGCGCCACGGCCTCGACGATGACCATGCCCGTGGCCGCCGATGCACCACCGATGAATGCCAGCAGGGCCAGGCTCGGGTGTGCCTCGGCCAGAGGAAGGCTGATGACGAACGAATCGGAGATCACCGTGCCCGGCAGCAGCATCTGCCCGGCCAGGGCGATCGGCACCACAAACAATGCGGCGAGCGCCAGGTACATCGGGAATACCCAGCGCGCCAGGCGCATGTCCTGGGGTTCGATGTTCTCCACCACGGTGACGTGGAATTGCCGTGGCAGGCAGATGATCGCCATCATCGCCACGGCGGTCTGCACCACCATCGACGGCCAATTGATGGTCTCCTGCCAATAGTCCTGAAGGTGGATCGACTGGCGGGCCTGGCTGAACAGGTCGTCGAAGCCGTCATACAGGTTGAAGACGACAAAGATGCCCACGGCGAGGAAGGCCAGCAGCTTGATCAGTGATTCGAAGGCAATCGCCAGGACCATGCCACGGTGGTGTTCGGTCACGTCCAGGCTGCGGGTACCGAAGACGATGGCGAACAGTGCCAGCACCAGGGATACAACCAGTGCGGTGTCCTGTACGCGGGTGCCGGTGGCGTCGGCGTTGGCGCCGATCAGCAGGTTCACCCCCAGCACGATGCCCTTGAGTTGCAAGGCGATGTACGGCAGCACGCCGACCAGGCAGATGAGCGCCACGACCACCGCCAGGGACTGCGACTTGCCATAGCGCGCGGCGATGAAGTCGGCAATCGAGGTGATGTTCTGTTGCTTGCTGATCAGCACCATCTTCTGCAGCACCCAGGGCGCGAAGATCAGCAGCAGCACCGGGCCCAGGTAAATCGGCAGGAATGCCCAGAGCTGTTCGGCGGCCTGGCCGACCGCGCCGAAGAAGGTCCAGCTGGTGCAGTACACGGCCAGCGACAGGCTGTACACCCAGGCACGCAGCTTCGGCGGCAACGGCGTGCTGCGGCGGTCGCCGTAGAAGGCGATGGCGAACATGATGGCCATATAGGCCAGGGCGACCACGGCGATCAGCCCGCTGGACAACGACATGAAGACTCCGAAGCAAAAAGATAACGCGGTCCCGATCAATCAGTCTGGCACGCAGGTGCCGCTTCGTCAGCGCAGACGATGGTTGTAGGAGCGAGCTTGCTCGCGAAGAGGCCGATACAGCCAACATCAGTTACTGCGGGTACCCAGCCAATAAAACACCCCCGCCAGTATCACCGACAACACCAGCAGGTAGAAGATCGCCCCCGGCCACAGATGTACCAGGGCAAACCCCACCATCACCGGCCCCAGCGCCGCACCGAGGTTGGACAGGTTCTGCGCGCCGTAATACACCCCACGCAAGTGCTCCGGCGCGATCAGGTCGATGAACATGTACTCGGCCGGGATCACGATGATCTCGCCCAGGGTGAACACCAGCATCGCCAGGCACCACGCCAGCGCCGAACCGGCCAGGGCGAAGCCCAGCAGCCCGGCGATGAACAGGCCCATGCCGGCCAGCAGCCAGGGCATCAGGCGCTGGCGGCTGATGCGGCGGCCGATCAGGTACTGCAGGGCAATCACCGTCACCGCGTTGGTGGTCACCAGGTAACCGATCAGGCGCGCCGCCTCGGCCGGGCTGCTGGTTACCACCAGGTATTGCGACAGGTAGGCAGTGAACTGGCCGAATACTACCGCGCTCAGCACCCCGCCCAGGGTGAAGCATATCAGCCGTCGGTCACGGGCCAGACCCAGCGCCACCTGGCCAAAGCCGACCCCGGGTTTGTCCGGCACACTGGCCTGCAGGCCGCGGTCCCCCAGGCGCCAGTAGGTCAGGCACATACCCAGGCCGAGCAGGGCGGAGGCAATGAACGGCATATGGTCGTTCAGCTCCAGCATGGCCACGCCCAGCAGCGGGCCGGCGGCGTAGCCGACGTTGCTGAGGGTGTACTTGATGGCGAACACTTCGGCCCGTGCCTCCACCGGTAGCAATGCGCAGAAGCCCGCCTTGGCAGCGATGTCGACCACTGCCAGGGCCAGGTTGATCAGCACCAGGCAGATAAAGAACAGCAGCGCCGAGTTGCTGGCGACCGCGCCGACGAAAGCCAGGGCAAACAGCAGGGTGCTGGCGCTGACCAGGGTGTGGTTGCGCAAGGTATCCACAAGGTGGCCGCCATACAGGCTCAGCAGCGAGGCGATGATCAGCGCACCACCGATCAGCAGGCCGATCTGGCTGATCGGCAGCTGGAAGTTGTCAGCCAGGTACACCACCAGGTAGGGCAGGGTAAGGGCACGGGCGACGGTGAGGGTGAAGGTAGTGCCGAGCAGCAGGCGCACGGTGTGCGGGTAGCGTTTGATGGCGGCGAGCATTGCCACGTCCTTGTTGTGGAATAGCCGAATCGGAGCATATGACAAATGGGGGCTGCTCTGCAGCCCATCGCCGGCAAACCAGCTCCCACCTCGACCGCATTGATCTCAAGCCATGTGCGGTACCTGTGGGAGCCGGCTTGCCGGCGATGAGGCCGGAACAGGCTTGCTACAGAATCACCGCGCTTGCCAGTCAGTGCATTTCCCATGCAGATTTGTGGCTTGTCGCGCCCTGCGCGCCTCCAATTGAAAAGCCCTCAGGACCAAGGACGATGAGTCACTCCTCGCAATTCACCTTGCTCGGCAAGCGGCGTTTCCTGCCGTTTTTCATCACCCAGTCGCTGGGTGCCTTCAACGACAACCTGTTCAAGCAGTCGCTGATCCTGGCGATCCTGTTCAAGCTCAGCCTGGGCGACGGCGACCGTTCGATCTGGGTCAACCTGTGCGCCCTGCTGTTCATCCTGCCGTTCTTCCTGTTCTCTGCGCTGGGCGGGCAGTTTGGCGAGAAGTTCGCCAAGGATGCGCTGATCCGGGCCATCAAGCTGGCCGAGATCGCGATCATGGCGGTAGGCGCGCTCGGTTTCATCACCAACCACCTGGCACTGATGCTGGTGGCGCTGTTCGGCATGGGAACCCACTCGGCTCTGTTCGGCCCGGTGAAGTACTCGATCCTGCCGCAGGCCCTGCGCGAGGAAGAACTGGTCGGCGGCAACGGGCTGGTGGAAACCGGTACTTTCCTGGCCATCCTCGCCGGCACCATCGGCGCTGGGGTGATGATGTCGGCTGACAGCTATGCCACCGTGGTGGCTGGTGGCGTGGTCGGCACCGCCGTGCTCGGTTACCTGGCCAGCCGCTGGATCCCGCGGGCCGCTGCCGCTTCGCCGCAAATGCCGCTGGACTGGAACATCTTCAGGCAGTCGTGGGCGATCCTGCGCATGGGCCTGGGGCAGCCGCCGGCGGTGTCGCGCTCGATCGTCGGCAACTCGTGGTTCTGGTTCGTCGGTGCCATCTACCTCACGCAGATCCCGGCCTACGCCAAGGACTGGCTGCACGGTGACGGCACGGTGGTGACACTGGTGCTGACCCTGTTCTCGGTGGGGATTGCCTTGGGTTCGCTGCTGTGCGAGCGGCTCAGCGGGCGCAAGGTGGAAATCGGCCTGGTGCCGTTCGGCTCGTTCGGGCTGAGCCTGTTCGGCCTGCTTTGGTGGTGGCACTCCGGCGATGTGCCGGCTGCGGCGGCACCGCACGACTGGCTGGCGCTGTTGGGCATGGGCCAGGCCTGGTGGATCCTGCTGTCTATCGTCGGCCTTGGGGTGTTCGGCGGCTTCTATATCGTACCGCTGTATGCACTGATCCAGGCCCGCACCGCCGAAGACCAGCGCGCCCGGGTGATCGCGGCCAACAACATCCTCAATGCCCTGTTCATGGTGGTGTCGGCAGTGCTCACCATCATCCTGCTGGGCCTGGCCGAGCTGACCATCCCGCAACTGTTCCTGGTGGTGTCGCTGCTCAATATCGCGGTCAACGCCTATATCTTCAGGATCGTGCCCGAGTTCACCATGCGCTTCCTGATCTGGCTGCTCAGCCATTCGATGTACCGCGTGCAGCACCGCGACCTCGAACGCATCCCCGACGAAGGCGCGGCGCTGCTGGTTTGCAACCACGTGTCGTTCGTCGATGCGCTGCTGCTGGGAGGGGCGATTCGCCGGCCGATCCGCTTCGTCATGTACTACAAGATCTACAACCTGCCGGTACTCAACTTCGTGTTCCGCACCGCAGGCGCCATCCCGATTGCCGGGCGCAACGAAGACCTGGCCATCTACGAACGTGCTTTCGCGCGCATTGCCGAGTACCTGGCCGATGGCGAGCTGGTATGCATCTTCCCTGAAGGCAAGCTGACCGGGGATGGCGAAATCGACGTGTTCAAGGGCGGCGTCAACCGCATCCTCGAAGAAACCCCGGTGCCGGTCATTCCGTTGGCCTTGCAGGGGCTGTGGGGCAGCTTCTTCAGTCGTGACCCGGCCAAGGGCTTTTTCAAGCGCCTGTGGTCGCGGGTGACCATCGTGGCAGGCGCCGCCATCCCGGTGGAGGCGGCGCAGCCAGAAGCCTTGCGTGAGCAGGTCAGCCGCCTGCGCGGCAACCTGCGCTAGGGGAGGGCGTCAGCTGGCGCTGACTTTCAGGCCGACCAGGCCGGTAATGATCAGCGCCACGCTGACCAGGCGTACCAGGGCCATGGACTCGCCGAACAGGATGATGCCGGCGATCACCGTGCCGACGGCGCCGACGCCGGTCCATATGGCATAGGCGGTACCCAGCGGCAACTCTTTCATGGCCAGGCCCAGCAGGCCTAGGCTGATGGCCATGGCGGCGACGGTGAGGACGGTGGGCAGTGGTTTGCTGAAGCCGTCGGTGTATTTCAGGCCGACGGCCCAGCCGACCTCGAACAGGCCGGCGAAGAACAGGATGATCCAGGACATGGTGCGTCTCCATCGTTGTGAATGATGGGGCCGTCCCCGGAATGGTCACGCTGTGCGTCGTGAGGTCGTCCTCACAGTGGATACATGGTGCACACCTGCAGCCCTAGGGGCAAGCCTGTACCGGCCTCTTCGCGGGTAAACCCGCTCCTACAGGGATCTCCACAATTTTCAGACCTGTGCAGTACCTGTGGGAGCGGTTTACCCGCGAAGGGGCCAGTTCAGGCAACTTCAATGCCTGGCCAGCTCCCCACCTTCGGCTTCTGCCACAGGGTCCCCCATACGCCGGAACCAGGTAGACAGCAGCGCCCCGGAAATATTGTGCCAAACGCTGAACAACGCACTCGGCACCGCAGCCAGCGGCGAAAAATGCGCCGCTGCCAGTGCTGCGCCCAGCCCGGAGTTCTGCATGCCCACCTCCAGCGCCAGCGACTTGCGCTGTGCCAGTGGCAGCTTGCACAGCCTGCCGGTCAGGTACCCCAGCAAGTAGCCGAAGCTGTTGTGCAATATCACCACCGCCATGATCAGCAGCCCTGATTCGGCGATCTTCGCCTGGCTGGCCGCCACCACCGCGCACACGATCATCACGA of the Pseudomonas asiatica genome contains:
- a CDS encoding MFS transporter, whose protein sequence is MSHSSQFTLLGKRRFLPFFITQSLGAFNDNLFKQSLILAILFKLSLGDGDRSIWVNLCALLFILPFFLFSALGGQFGEKFAKDALIRAIKLAEIAIMAVGALGFITNHLALMLVALFGMGTHSALFGPVKYSILPQALREEELVGGNGLVETGTFLAILAGTIGAGVMMSADSYATVVAGGVVGTAVLGYLASRWIPRAAAASPQMPLDWNIFRQSWAILRMGLGQPPAVSRSIVGNSWFWFVGAIYLTQIPAYAKDWLHGDGTVVTLVLTLFSVGIALGSLLCERLSGRKVEIGLVPFGSFGLSLFGLLWWWHSGDVPAAAAPHDWLALLGMGQAWWILLSIVGLGVFGGFYIVPLYALIQARTAEDQRARVIAANNILNALFMVVSAVLTIILLGLAELTIPQLFLVVSLLNIAVNAYIFRIVPEFTMRFLIWLLSHSMYRVQHRDLERIPDEGAALLVCNHVSFVDALLLGGAIRRPIRFVMYYKIYNLPVLNFVFRTAGAIPIAGRNEDLAIYERAFARIAEYLADGELVCIFPEGKLTGDGEIDVFKGGVNRILEETPVPVIPLALQGLWGSFFSRDPAKGFFKRLWSRVTIVAGAAIPVEAAQPEALREQVSRLRGNLR
- the sugE gene encoding quaternary ammonium compound efflux SMR transporter SugE; translation: MSWIILFFAGLFEVGWAVGLKYTDGFSKPLPTVLTVAAMAISLGLLGLAMKELPLGTAYAIWTGVGAVGTVIAGIILFGESMALVRLVSVALIITGLVGLKVSAS